A region of the Sodalis ligni genome:
TTTTTCCGGCGCCAAATGACCCGCGGCGCTGCGGTCAAGGGTATCGAGCAGGGCGCCGGGGCCGAGAGCCGCCAATTTTTCATACAGGCTGGCGCTGGTGTCTTCCGGGGTGATGGGGCAGGAAAGTTTCAGCAGCATCGCGCCGGTATCAAGACCGGCATCCATTTGCATGATGGTGATACCCGTGGCGTCATCGCCGGCCCACAGGGCGCGTTGGATTGGCGCCGCGCCCCGCCAGCGCGGCAACAGTGAGCCATGGACGTTCAGGCATCCCAGACGCGGCATATCCAGCACTGCCTGAGGCAGAATCAAGCCATAGGCCACCACCACCATGATATCCGCTGCCAGCTCCGCCACCAGGCGCTGATTTTCCGGCGGGCGTAATGATTTTGGCTGGAAGACCGGCAGGTGATGCTGCTGCGCCAGCTCCTTGACCGGGCTGGCCGTAAGCCGGTTGCCCCGGCCGGCCGGGCGATCCGGCTGGGTAAACACCCCGACGACTTTATGTCTGGAACCGAGCAATGCGCTGAGATGGCGCGCGGCGAAATCGGGCGTACCGGCAAAAATGACACGTAGAGAATCGGACACGTTAATTCCTGTATGGCGACGATTATTTTTCGGCGCGGGCGTTGATCTTCGCCATCTTTTCCATTTTCTGACGTATACGCTGACGCTTTAAGGGCGAAAGATAGTCGACAAACAATTTACCTACCAGATGGTCCATCTCATGCTGGATACAAATGGCCAACAGCCCGTCCGCTTCAAGCTCGAATGACTCTCCTTCCCGATTCAGCGCACGCACTGTCACTTTTTCGGCCCGGGGCACAAAACCCCGTTGATCGGGGATCGACAGGCACCCTTCCTCAATCCCGGTCTCGCCGCTTTTGCTCAGCAGCTCAGGGTTTATCAAGACATGACGCTGATCATGGGTCTCCGATACATCTATGACGATAATACGCTGATGTATATTGACCTGGGTTGCGGCCAGGCCAATTCCCTCTTCGACGTACATGGTTTCAAACATATCATCCACAATACGGCGAATAGCGTCATTAACTTCTTTTACCGGTTTCGCAACAATGCGAAGCCGCTCATCTGGATAATGTAATACCTGCAATACTGGCATATGAGTCTATATCTGCGTCCGATTATGAAAACTATTCCACCTCTTATTCTAGACATTTCCCGTCCTGATTGACAGCATCGGTGCATAAATGTCGCGTCACCGGCAATACGCACGGATGCAGAGGTCAGCATGACGTTAATGGAAATATGGATGCGCCTGGCGGCGGTAAAGGGCTTGAATGGCGCAAAGGCGTTTGAATGTCTGTCACAATTGCCGCTCTCCGCTGACTTTGATCGGCAAGGGGCGCTTTTTGCCTACCTTACTCCTCGCCAGCGCCAGCGATTTCATCAGTATCCTTCCGCCAATATCGAAGCTGCGCTTCGCTGGCTGGAGCATCCCGGCCACCATTTTGTCAGCTTTTCCGATGAGGCTTATCCCCACCGGCTTCGAAATCTCGCCTGTCCGCCTCCCGCGCTGTTTGTCAAAGGAGATATTGGCTGCCTGAACTCAAAGCAGCTGGCCATGGTCGGCAGCCGCCGCTATACGGTATACGGGGAGCAGTGGGGATCCTGTTTTGCCGCGGCGCTGTCCCGGTGCGGTCTCACCATTACCAGCGGGCTGGCGCTGGGCATCGATGGTATCAGCCATCGTGCGGCATTGGACGCCAAGGGGCGTACCGTCGCGGTATTGGGCAGCGGGCTGCAGAACGTCTATCCGGCGCAGCACCATAAGCTCGCCGAGCGTATCGTTGGGGAGGGCGGCGCGCTGGTTTCGGAGTTTGTTTTGGACGCGGCGCCTCTGGCGAGCCATTTCCCCTATCGTAACCGGATCATCAGCGGGCTGAGCCTCGGGGTGCTGGTGGTGGAGGCCGCCGCCAGAAGCGGCTCGCTGGTTACCGCGCGATATGCCCTCGACCAGGGCAAGGATGTCTATGCCTTGCCCGGTCCGCTCGGCAATTCCGGTACCGAAGGAACCCATTGGCTGATTCAGCAGGGCGCTTATCTGATTACGCAGCCAAAAGAAATCCTGGATCAGCTCGGCAGCGGCCTGAATTGGCTGACTTTGGAGCAGGATAAAATTATTTATGCGGCAGAACGCGAAGTTGAATTGCCATTTGCCGATGTGTTGGCTAACGTAGGAGATGAGGTTACACCTGTTGACGTCGTCGCTGAACGTGCCGGCCAACCTGTGCCAGAGGTAGTGATTAAGCTGCTTGAGCTGGAGTTAGCAGGATGGATCGCAGTTGTACCCGGCGGCTATGTCCGTTTAAGGAGGGCAGGCCATGTTCGACGTACTAATGTACTTGTTTGAGACATATATCCACAATGAAGTCGAAATGCGTGTGGATCAAGATAAGTTGACCGATGATTTAACCCGTGCGGGTTTTCATCAGGATGACATTTATAACGCGCTGAACTGGTTGGAGAAACTGGCTGATTTACAGGATGGGCAAAGCAAAACCTTTACGATGAGTGCCGATCCGCTCGCTTTACGTATTTATACCGATGAAGAGAGCCAGTTCCTGGATACGGAATGTCGTGGATTCTTACTGTTTCTTGAACAGATTCAGGTGCTGAACCTTGAAACCCGTGAAATGGTTATCGATCGCGTCATGGCCCTGGATGCCGCTGAGTTTGATCTGGAAGATCTCAAATGGGTTATCCTGATGGTGCTTTTTAATATCCCAGGATATGAAAATGCATACCAGCAAATGGAAGATCTCGTATTTGAGGAAGATGAAAACCATCTGCATTAAAGAATGACAGACTTACTGATGATTGGAATTTATGGCAAAAGCCGCGCTTTTTACCGCCAGGCCCACTGAGCGCTGCCCTGATTGCGGGGCAGAGCTCGTCATCAGGTCCGGTCAGCATGGCCCGTTCCTCGGTTGCTCTCAATACCCCCGTTGCGCTTATATCAAACCGCTAAAACAGCATGCTGACGGACATATCGTCACCGTGCTGGAAGGGCAGACCTGCCCGGCCTGTCAGGGGACCCTGGTGTTGCGCCAGGGGCGCTACGGCATGTTTATCGGTTGTTCCAACTATCCCGTCTGCGA
Encoded here:
- the fmt gene encoding methionyl-tRNA formyltransferase translates to MSDSLRVIFAGTPDFAARHLSALLGSRHKVVGVFTQPDRPAGRGNRLTASPVKELAQQHHLPVFQPKSLRPPENQRLVAELAADIMVVVAYGLILPQAVLDMPRLGCLNVHGSLLPRWRGAAPIQRALWAGDDATGITIMQMDAGLDTGAMLLKLSCPITPEDTSASLYEKLAALGPGALLDTLDRSAAGHLAPEKQDESRATYAEKLTKEEARLNWQLPAADLERCVRAFNPWPVSFITIAGQPVKIWRSAVEDTAADASPDAIPGTIVRADKNGILVATAQGALNLLLLQPAGKKPMSAQDLLNSRREWFTPGTILV
- the def gene encoding peptide deformylase — translated: MPVLQVLHYPDERLRIVAKPVKEVNDAIRRIVDDMFETMYVEEGIGLAATQVNIHQRIIVIDVSETHDQRHVLINPELLSKSGETGIEEGCLSIPDQRGFVPRAEKVTVRALNREGESFELEADGLLAICIQHEMDHLVGKLFVDYLSPLKRQRIRQKMEKMAKINARAEK
- a CDS encoding DUF494 family protein, whose product is MFDVLMYLFETYIHNEVEMRVDQDKLTDDLTRAGFHQDDIYNALNWLEKLADLQDGQSKTFTMSADPLALRIYTDEESQFLDTECRGFLLFLEQIQVLNLETREMVIDRVMALDAAEFDLEDLKWVILMVLFNIPGYENAYQQMEDLVFEEDENHLH
- the dprA gene encoding DNA-protecting protein DprA; translation: MTLMEIWMRLAAVKGLNGAKAFECLSQLPLSADFDRQGALFAYLTPRQRQRFHQYPSANIEAALRWLEHPGHHFVSFSDEAYPHRLRNLACPPPALFVKGDIGCLNSKQLAMVGSRRYTVYGEQWGSCFAAALSRCGLTITSGLALGIDGISHRAALDAKGRTVAVLGSGLQNVYPAQHHKLAERIVGEGGALVSEFVLDAAPLASHFPYRNRIISGLSLGVLVVEAAARSGSLVTARYALDQGKDVYALPGPLGNSGTEGTHWLIQQGAYLITQPKEILDQLGSGLNWLTLEQDKIIYAAEREVELPFADVLANVGDEVTPVDVVAERAGQPVPEVVIKLLELELAGWIAVVPGGYVRLRRAGHVRRTNVLV